One part of the Chthonomonadales bacterium genome encodes these proteins:
- a CDS encoding nitronate monooxygenase, which produces MIRDLIDGMPRLIQAGMGVHISCAALARATSRLGALGVVSGVGMRHIVAEQVRAGDEEAIETARRFPLPAYVEELLSFAPGGSRHRTPVPMDHTSPARSALPRRLSVIGAYVEVMRARQGHRGKVGVNVMWKCALTVLPTLYGAMLAGADALLCGAGVPMELPDIVAQLRAGEDLAYRPLTGTGTNVALEVARDGSAELLRSMPPPRLIPILSNYAFPRRILDVWGREHDGARPFAFVLENHTAGGHNAPPRNKSAFSSADDIDGYFEKVVATGVPVYVAGSFEHGGSRRDLEHWMGRGAYGVQVGSRFALCDESGMRRDLKDRVIEGNAAGETELATDNRLSPTGYPFKRVSLPGTLTDESVYRSRRRICNRGYLLQSHTVQQADGSEREVYICPAMPEKQYERLGGNVEDTRDRVCLCNALLSTAGFHTDTEQPLVTLGVSGTQVVERASARQVVEDILTPEYVAHMEAELGGNESLRRAG; this is translated from the coding sequence GTGATCCGCGATCTGATCGACGGCATGCCCCGCCTCATCCAGGCCGGCATGGGCGTCCACATCTCGTGCGCGGCGCTCGCGCGCGCCACGTCGCGCCTGGGCGCCCTCGGCGTCGTGTCCGGCGTGGGCATGCGTCACATCGTGGCCGAGCAGGTGCGCGCCGGCGATGAGGAGGCCATCGAGACCGCGCGCCGCTTCCCGCTCCCCGCGTATGTAGAGGAACTCCTTTCCTTTGCGCCTGGCGGCAGCCGGCATCGCACCCCCGTGCCGATGGATCACACGAGCCCCGCGCGCAGCGCGCTCCCCCGGCGCCTCAGCGTGATCGGCGCCTATGTCGAGGTGATGCGGGCGCGGCAGGGGCATCGCGGGAAGGTCGGCGTGAACGTGATGTGGAAGTGCGCGCTGACCGTGCTGCCCACGCTCTACGGCGCGATGCTGGCCGGGGCGGATGCGCTGCTCTGCGGCGCGGGCGTGCCGATGGAGCTGCCGGACATCGTCGCGCAACTGCGCGCAGGCGAGGACCTGGCCTACCGCCCGCTGACCGGCACCGGCACCAACGTGGCGCTGGAGGTGGCGCGCGACGGCTCCGCGGAACTGCTCCGCTCGATGCCCCCGCCCCGCCTGATCCCCATCCTCTCCAACTATGCCTTCCCGCGGCGCATCCTGGATGTCTGGGGCAGGGAGCACGACGGCGCGCGGCCGTTCGCGTTCGTCCTGGAGAACCACACCGCCGGCGGCCACAACGCCCCGCCGCGCAACAAGTCCGCCTTCTCCTCCGCCGACGACATCGACGGCTACTTCGAGAAGGTGGTGGCGACGGGGGTGCCCGTGTATGTGGCCGGCTCCTTCGAGCACGGCGGAAGCCGGCGCGACCTGGAGCACTGGATGGGTCGAGGCGCCTACGGTGTCCAGGTCGGGTCCCGCTTCGCGCTGTGCGACGAGTCCGGCATGCGGCGCGACTTGAAGGACCGTGTGATCGAGGGCAACGCCGCCGGCGAGACCGAATTGGCGACCGATAACCGCCTCTCGCCCACGGGGTACCCGTTCAAGCGCGTCTCCCTGCCCGGCACGCTGACCGACGAGAGCGTCTACCGCTCCCGGCGCCGCATCTGCAACCGCGGCTACCTACTGCAGTCGCATACCGTCCAGCAGGCCGATGGCAGCGAGCGCGAGGTCTATATCTGTCCCGCCATGCCGGAGAAGCAGTACGAGCGGCTGGGCGGCAACGTGGAGGACACGCGCGACCGTGTCTGCCTGTGTAACGCGCTCCTCTCCACGGCAGGGTTCCACACCGATACGGAGCAGCCCCTGGTGACGCTGGGCGTTAGCGGCACGCAGGTGGTGGAGCGCGCAAGCGCCCGGCAGGTGGTGGAGGACATCCTGACGCCGGAGTACGTGGCGCATATGGAGGCCGAGCTCGGCGGCAACGAGTCGCTGCGGCGCGCGGGCTGA
- a CDS encoding N-acetyltransferase encodes MTCTLRRARTGDAVAIQKLVNGFAERDLMLPRSLSQLYENIRDFTVADCDGEMAGCAALHVNWKDLAELKSLAVAERHQGKGLGRRLIETCVAEMDALGVSRVFALTYVPGLFEKLGFVRIDKALLPRKVWTECVYCPKFNDCTEVAVIWQPGDG; translated from the coding sequence ATGACGTGCACACTTCGCAGGGCGCGCACCGGCGACGCCGTGGCCATCCAGAAGCTGGTGAACGGGTTTGCCGAGCGCGACCTGATGCTCCCGCGCAGCCTCAGTCAACTTTACGAGAACATTCGCGACTTCACCGTCGCCGACTGCGACGGCGAGATGGCCGGCTGCGCGGCATTGCACGTCAACTGGAAGGACCTGGCCGAGCTGAAGTCGCTGGCCGTTGCGGAGCGCCACCAGGGCAAGGGCCTTGGACGGCGCCTCATCGAGACCTGCGTCGCCGAGATGGACGCGCTCGGCGTGAGCAGGGTCTTCGCCCTCACCTACGTTCCAGGCCTGTTCGAGAAGCTGGGGTTCGTGCGGATCGACAAGGCGCTGCTGCCGCGCAAGGTCTGGACGGAGTGCGTCTATTGCCCCAAGTTCAACGACTGCACCGAGGTAGCCGTCATCTGGCAGCCCGGCGACGGCTGA
- a CDS encoding homoserine dehydrogenase, which yields MKKTINVGILGLGVVGSGAYALLEQNADAIERKVGARIRVARIAVRDLTKRRAVQVERSLLTNNPTELLDDPAIDIVCELIGGISPAREYILRALRGGKHVVSANKELIAKDGHTIMEEAGRRRQDFHFEGSVGGGIPIVQPMKSALAGNQVQEVKGIVNGTTNYILTRMTREGADFGDVLREAQALGYAEADPSSDVQGFDAQYKIAILSSIAFTSRVHVGDVYVEGITAIAARDIEWARQLGYIIKLLAIGTRVDDDAMQVRVHPALLPATHPLASTSDVYNAIYLRGDAVGDVMFYGRGAGMMPTGSAVVGDIIDVARNILFGATGRIQCTCFERKRMLPIDAVETKYYLRMTVTDRPGVLAAVAGVLGEEGVSVESVVQRSCGEQQAEIVWVTHRVREARMRAALGRIGDLPVVASVDNWLRVEE from the coding sequence ATGAAGAAGACGATTAACGTCGGCATCCTCGGCCTGGGCGTGGTCGGTTCGGGGGCGTACGCCCTCCTGGAGCAGAACGCCGACGCCATCGAGCGCAAGGTGGGCGCCCGTATCCGCGTCGCGCGGATCGCGGTTCGCGACCTGACCAAGCGCCGGGCCGTGCAGGTCGAGCGCTCGCTCCTCACAAACAACCCCACCGAGCTCCTCGACGACCCCGCGATCGACATCGTCTGCGAGCTCATCGGCGGCATCAGTCCCGCCCGCGAGTACATCCTGCGCGCCCTGCGCGGCGGCAAGCACGTCGTCAGCGCCAACAAGGAGCTGATCGCCAAGGACGGCCACACCATCATGGAGGAGGCGGGCCGCCGCCGACAGGACTTCCACTTCGAGGGCTCCGTGGGCGGTGGGATCCCCATCGTGCAGCCGATGAAGAGCGCCCTGGCCGGCAACCAGGTGCAGGAGGTCAAGGGGATCGTCAACGGCACCACCAACTACATCCTCACGCGCATGACGCGAGAGGGCGCCGACTTCGGCGACGTGCTGCGCGAGGCCCAGGCTCTCGGCTACGCCGAGGCCGACCCTTCCAGCGACGTGCAGGGATTCGACGCGCAGTATAAGATCGCCATCCTCAGCTCCATCGCCTTCACCAGCCGCGTCCATGTCGGGGACGTCTACGTCGAGGGCATCACGGCCATCGCGGCCCGCGACATCGAGTGGGCGCGGCAGCTTGGCTACATCATCAAGCTCCTCGCCATCGGCACCCGCGTGGACGACGACGCCATGCAGGTGCGCGTGCACCCGGCTCTGCTGCCGGCTACCCACCCGCTCGCCTCCACCAGCGACGTCTACAACGCCATCTACCTGCGCGGCGACGCCGTGGGCGACGTCATGTTCTACGGCCGCGGCGCCGGCATGATGCCCACCGGCAGCGCCGTCGTCGGCGACATCATCGACGTCGCCCGCAACATCCTCTTCGGCGCCACCGGGCGCATCCAGTGCACCTGCTTCGAGCGCAAGCGAATGCTGCCCATCGACGCCGTGGAGACGAAGTACTACCTGCGGATGACCGTGACGGACCGGCCGGGCGTACTGGCCGCCGTAGCCGGAGTGCTCGGCGAGGAGGGGGTCTCCGTGGAGTCGGTGGTGCAGCGCTCGTGCGGCGAGCAGCAGGCGGAGATCGTCTGGGTGACACACCGGGTGCGGGAGGCGAGGATGCGCGCGGCGCTCGGGCGGATCGGCGACCTGCCGGTGGTCGCCTCCGTCGACAACTGGCTGCGCGTGGAGGAGTAG
- the accB gene encoding acetyl-CoA carboxylase biotin carboxyl carrier protein: MTDSGIELDHIVRLIRLVETRGLAELIVEDGDWTVRIRGAAYRPRRARLAQAPAEPAAQAGAGPSGTPTPAEPAPEPEGNGRTAIEAPMVGIFFRSASPDDPPFVEVGDRVEVGQTIGLIEAMKVFSEIPSDYAGVVAAIAAANGQLVKEGEPLVYLSAAET, from the coding sequence ATGACCGACTCCGGCATCGAGCTGGACCACATCGTCCGCCTGATCCGGCTCGTGGAGACCCGCGGCCTCGCCGAGCTGATCGTGGAGGACGGTGATTGGACGGTGAGGATCCGGGGCGCCGCCTACCGGCCGCGCCGCGCGCGGCTCGCCCAGGCGCCGGCCGAACCGGCGGCGCAGGCGGGCGCCGGGCCGTCTGGCACGCCGACACCGGCCGAGCCGGCGCCGGAGCCCGAGGGGAACGGACGGACCGCCATCGAGGCGCCGATGGTCGGCATCTTCTTTCGCTCCGCCAGCCCGGACGATCCGCCCTTCGTGGAGGTCGGCGACCGCGTCGAGGTCGGGCAGACCATCGGCCTGATCGAGGCGATGAAGGTGTTCTCCGAGATCCCGAGCGACTACGCGGGCGTCGTCGCCGCCATAGCGGCGGCCAACGGCCAGCTCGTGAAGGAAGGCGAGCCCCTCGTCTACCTGAGCGCCGCGGAGACCTGA
- a CDS encoding outer membrane lipoprotein-sorting protein codes for MPPVNRRALAPLVALIALAAPAAGRSASRDDAPRLEDLAARNVTDLEATVKVERAEIGELQKISRDWAILYQLRDVTVRYKEPDKVRMENRVGLFILNGPHRYLRVPALGLTRRDDLGESLSRRYSLFDLGVITQRAATLLQSRFLRTEGAPDGRIEVFEVCYRGNDSARYVVWIDPKRHVVVKRQWFDGDGTLRAEFQYQAPAECAPGVWVPTRVLVRNGSGTLAGITAYRDVRVNQGLSDDLFLDARPPAAAASR; via the coding sequence ATGCCGCCGGTCAACCGCCGCGCCCTGGCGCCGCTCGTCGCACTGATCGCGCTCGCCGCCCCGGCCGCCGGGCGGAGCGCCTCCCGCGACGACGCCCCTCGCCTCGAGGACCTCGCGGCGCGCAACGTGACCGACCTGGAGGCCACCGTCAAGGTCGAGCGGGCCGAGATCGGCGAGCTCCAGAAGATCAGCCGCGACTGGGCGATCCTCTACCAGTTGCGCGACGTCACCGTGCGCTACAAGGAGCCCGACAAGGTTCGCATGGAGAACCGCGTTGGCCTCTTCATCCTCAACGGCCCCCATCGCTACCTGCGCGTGCCCGCACTCGGGCTTACTCGCCGGGACGACCTGGGCGAGTCGCTTAGCCGGCGCTACTCCCTGTTCGACCTCGGCGTGATCACGCAGCGCGCCGCCACCCTGCTGCAGTCGCGCTTCCTGCGCACCGAAGGGGCCCCGGACGGCCGGATCGAGGTGTTCGAGGTGTGCTATCGCGGCAACGACTCCGCCCGCTATGTGGTGTGGATCGATCCGAAGCGGCACGTGGTCGTTAAGCGCCAGTGGTTTGACGGCGACGGCACGCTGCGCGCCGAGTTCCAGTACCAGGCGCCCGCGGAGTGCGCCCCGGGCGTCTGGGTGCCCACGCGCGTGCTGGTGCGTAACGGCAGTGGGACGCTGGCCGGCATCACCGCCTACCGCGACGTGCGGGTGAACCAGGGGCTCTCGGACGATCTCTTCCTCGACGCCCGGCCTCCCGCGGCCGCCGCCTCGCGTTGA
- a CDS encoding NAD(P)H-binding protein yields MAAREGERHVVTGAFGFTGQRIAARLLEAGVEVTTLTSRPESESPFGGRVRAAPFDFDRPDRLVETLRGAAVLYNTYWVRYAHSGATYERAVENSRALLGAACRAGVRRVVHVSIANPSLDSPLPYYRGKAMLERDLGSSGLSHAILRPTVVFGPGDILINNIAWFVRRSPVFAVPGDGAYGVRPIFIEDMADLAVREGAGTEDTVLDAVGPETYRFDELVALIARSLGRRVRLLHVPPGLALALTRAAGWWVGDVVLTREEIAGLMQGLLVSRAAPTGATRLSAWLAENRRSVGVRYASEVARHFRGR; encoded by the coding sequence ATGGCGGCTCGAGAGGGCGAGCGGCACGTGGTGACGGGGGCATTCGGGTTCACGGGGCAGCGCATCGCCGCGCGTCTGCTGGAGGCCGGAGTCGAGGTGACGACGCTCACGAGTCGGCCCGAGAGCGAGAGCCCGTTCGGCGGGCGCGTGCGCGCCGCGCCGTTTGACTTCGACCGGCCGGATCGGCTGGTCGAGACGCTGCGCGGCGCCGCTGTGCTCTACAACACCTACTGGGTGCGCTACGCCCACTCGGGCGCCACCTATGAGCGCGCGGTCGAGAACTCGCGTGCGCTCCTCGGCGCCGCCTGCCGGGCGGGTGTGCGGCGCGTGGTGCACGTGAGCATCGCCAACCCCTCGCTCGACTCGCCGCTGCCCTACTACCGCGGAAAGGCGATGCTGGAGCGTGACCTGGGCTCCTCCGGCCTATCGCACGCCATCCTGCGGCCCACCGTCGTCTTCGGGCCAGGCGACATCCTGATCAACAACATCGCCTGGTTCGTGAGGCGCTCCCCGGTGTTCGCCGTGCCCGGCGACGGCGCTTACGGCGTGCGGCCGATCTTCATCGAGGACATGGCCGACCTCGCCGTGCGGGAGGGGGCCGGCACCGAGGACACCGTTCTGGATGCCGTCGGGCCCGAAACCTACCGCTTTGACGAGCTGGTGGCGCTGATCGCCCGGTCCCTGGGTCGCCGAGTGCGGCTTCTGCACGTTCCGCCGGGCCTGGCGCTGGCCCTCACGCGGGCGGCGGGCTGGTGGGTCGGCGACGTCGTCCTCACGCGCGAGGAGATCGCCGGCCTGATGCAGGGGCTTCTCGTATCGCGCGCTGCGCCGACCGGCGCCACGCGGCTCAGCGCGTGGCTCGCGGAAAACCGCCGCTCCGTGGGAGTACGCTACGCATCCGAGGTGGCGCGGCATTTCCGGGGCCGATAG
- a CDS encoding redoxin domain-containing protein: MLRNKTRPPTFALPDEAGEMRTLDELRGDGILVLLFLRFAECPTTRRDLLAYANVSGRLEALGARLVAVTADTVEGHADLCRRLEPGFPVLSDARFEVSGRYGVYHSDETDEGPQPHGEPAVFVVDVEGELAYSQSQTGPKGLANAAEIALIVQYMAANSGRYW; encoded by the coding sequence ATGCTGCGGAACAAGACCAGGCCGCCGACCTTTGCGCTTCCGGACGAGGCGGGCGAGATGCGCACGCTGGATGAGCTGCGCGGCGACGGCATCCTGGTGCTGCTGTTTCTGCGCTTCGCCGAGTGCCCCACCACCCGGCGCGACCTGCTGGCCTACGCCAACGTGAGCGGGCGCCTGGAGGCGCTTGGCGCGCGCCTGGTCGCCGTGACGGCCGACACCGTCGAGGGGCACGCCGACCTCTGCCGCCGGCTGGAGCCCGGATTCCCGGTCCTCTCGGACGCGCGCTTCGAGGTGTCGGGGCGGTACGGTGTCTATCACTCCGACGAGACGGACGAGGGGCCGCAGCCTCACGGCGAGCCGGCGGTCTTCGTGGTGGATGTGGAGGGGGAACTGGCCTACAGCCAGTCGCAGACCGGGCCGAAGGGGCTGGCGAACGCGGCGGAGATCGCGCTGATCGTTCAGTACATGGCCGCGAACAGCGGGCGGTACTGGTAG
- a CDS encoding DUF3857 domain-containing transglutaminase family protein, giving the protein MRPLAARALARATLATLLACTVAAHAAGQKPGAASPPSATFPAVVDAALKDAMRRAPAASKYPNSGYARLLDLATVTVRPDGTTVTDTYEANKLYNERGRGAAEVDIPFNASYGRVEVLSAFTIRKDGRIVPVRRADVRVGSRYSDYPLYDDTKAVGFSMPAVEDGCVIVHRVREVTRPILPGHFWTRWAFSSREPAVVSRLTLRAPADKPVRAQVLNDPGVKPSVTLSPDGRARTWVWEMRDLPPVEVEPSMPEATEVTRWLEVTSLDSWQQVAAWFWGLAKPRFAANGALRAAAEKLIAGKATPEEKAKAIYDWVATRVRYVGLEFGLSAFQPHAASEVHAKLYGDCKDKAGLLIAMLGVAGIAAHPVLLSAGERFPMHTLLPSPATFDHCIAVAEVGGKPVWLDPTSEVCAYGDIPDSDRGADALVVRDGQAEWRTVPDWTALDNRIEFRTKVTLSADGSADVHAEARFLGESGQGMRAYMRQLSPDQRRQVAQGLAQAFAGGTTLTDSSVPDGMDREGPFVLRFSLRTTAWARKVGKLLLVPLRTGAAGSSQRHPYVKEERVWPVVLPSAAGQSTETVFTLPEGYEVEEAPRDVRLDGPLNSAERRTVRGADGRTVTITSLSTQEAGRVPVADYPKLKAFYDEVLRLTEDQLVLRQPGSAAP; this is encoded by the coding sequence ATGCGCCCGCTCGCAGCCCGCGCGCTCGCCCGCGCCACGCTTGCCACCCTGCTCGCCTGCACGGTCGCCGCGCATGCGGCCGGCCAGAAGCCCGGCGCGGCCAGTCCCCCGTCCGCCACGTTCCCGGCCGTCGTCGATGCCGCCCTGAAGGACGCGATGCGCCGTGCTCCGGCCGCGTCGAAGTACCCCAACAGCGGCTACGCCCGCCTGCTCGACCTCGCCACCGTCACCGTCCGGCCCGACGGTACCACCGTGACGGACACCTACGAGGCGAACAAGCTCTACAACGAGCGGGGCCGCGGCGCCGCGGAGGTCGACATCCCCTTCAACGCGTCCTATGGGCGCGTCGAGGTGCTGTCCGCCTTCACCATTCGCAAGGACGGGCGCATCGTGCCGGTTCGCCGGGCGGACGTGCGCGTCGGCAGCCGCTACAGCGACTACCCGCTCTACGACGACACGAAGGCGGTCGGCTTCTCCATGCCCGCCGTCGAGGACGGATGCGTGATCGTCCACAGGGTGCGCGAGGTGACGAGGCCGATCCTGCCGGGCCACTTCTGGACGCGCTGGGCCTTCTCCAGCCGGGAGCCGGCGGTCGTGAGCCGTTTGACGCTGCGCGCCCCCGCCGACAAACCCGTGCGCGCGCAGGTACTCAATGACCCTGGCGTGAAGCCGAGCGTCACGCTCTCGCCCGATGGCCGCGCGAGGACCTGGGTCTGGGAGATGCGCGACCTGCCACCGGTCGAGGTGGAGCCCTCCATGCCGGAGGCCACCGAGGTGACGCGGTGGCTGGAGGTGACCTCTCTCGACTCGTGGCAGCAGGTGGCCGCGTGGTTCTGGGGCCTGGCGAAGCCGCGGTTTGCGGCGAACGGGGCCTTGCGCGCCGCCGCCGAGAAGTTAATCGCCGGCAAGGCGACGCCGGAGGAGAAGGCAAAGGCGATCTACGATTGGGTTGCGACGCGCGTGCGCTACGTGGGCCTGGAGTTCGGCCTCTCCGCCTTCCAGCCGCACGCCGCGAGCGAGGTGCACGCCAAGCTCTACGGTGACTGCAAGGACAAGGCCGGCCTGTTGATCGCGATGCTCGGGGTCGCCGGGATCGCGGCGCACCCGGTGCTGCTGAGCGCCGGAGAGCGCTTCCCGATGCACACGCTCCTGCCCTCGCCGGCCACATTCGACCACTGCATCGCCGTGGCCGAGGTCGGCGGCAAGCCGGTGTGGCTTGACCCGACGTCCGAGGTCTGCGCCTACGGCGACATCCCCGACTCCGATCGCGGCGCCGACGCGCTTGTGGTGCGCGATGGGCAGGCCGAGTGGCGGACGGTGCCGGACTGGACGGCGCTGGACAACCGAATCGAGTTCCGGACGAAAGTCACCCTCTCGGCCGACGGAAGCGCCGACGTGCACGCCGAGGCGCGCTTCCTCGGCGAGAGCGGCCAGGGCATGCGCGCCTATATGCGCCAACTCTCGCCCGACCAGCGCAGACAGGTGGCGCAGGGGCTGGCGCAGGCGTTTGCCGGCGGCACCACGCTCACCGACAGCTCCGTGCCCGATGGCATGGACCGCGAGGGGCCGTTCGTGCTGCGCTTCTCCCTGCGCACCACCGCGTGGGCGCGCAAGGTGGGCAAGTTGCTCCTGGTACCGCTGCGCACCGGCGCCGCGGGCTCGTCGCAGCGCCACCCGTACGTGAAAGAGGAGCGGGTGTGGCCGGTCGTGCTGCCCTCGGCCGCCGGCCAGAGCACCGAGACGGTCTTCACCCTCCCCGAGGGCTACGAGGTGGAGGAGGCCCCGCGGGACGTGCGGCTCGATGGGCCGCTCAACTCCGCGGAGCGCAGAACCGTGCGCGGCGCGGACGGCCGCACCGTCACGATCACGAGCCTCTCCACCCAGGAGGCGGGCCGCGTTCCCGTGGCCGACTACCCGAAGCTCAAAGCGTTCTACGACGAGGTGCTGCGCCTGACGGAGGACCAACTCGTCCTGCGGCAGCCCGGCTCCGCCGCCCCCTGA
- the rnhA gene encoding ribonuclease HI, with protein MSDLQHVTIYTDGACLGNPGPGGYGAVLLFGEQRRELSEGFRRTTNNRMEILAVVAALRALRHPCDVTVYSDSQYVVNAMGKGWARRWRASGWMRTPTEPARNADLWEDLLALCQTHRVRFCWVRGHAGHRENERCDGLSVAAARGPAWSVDEVYERGGH; from the coding sequence ATGTCCGACCTGCAGCACGTGACGATCTACACGGACGGCGCCTGCCTCGGCAATCCCGGGCCTGGTGGCTACGGCGCCGTCCTTCTTTTCGGCGAGCAGCGCCGCGAGCTCTCGGAGGGCTTCCGCCGCACCACCAACAACCGGATGGAGATCCTGGCCGTTGTCGCGGCCCTTCGTGCCCTCCGCCACCCGTGCGATGTGACCGTGTATAGCGATTCGCAGTACGTGGTGAACGCCATGGGCAAGGGCTGGGCCCGGCGCTGGCGGGCGAGCGGCTGGATGCGCACGCCCACGGAGCCCGCACGGAACGCCGACCTGTGGGAGGATTTGCTGGCGCTCTGCCAGACGCACCGTGTGCGCTTCTGCTGGGTGCGAGGCCACGCGGGCCACCGCGAGAACGAGCGGTGCGATGGGCTCTCCGTGGCCGCGGCCCGCGGACCGGCGTGGAGCGTGGACGAGGTCTACGAACGCGGCGGACACTGA
- a CDS encoding bifunctional metallophosphatase/5'-nucleotidase gives MGRSRRATLALVLWLAAASCPGARAADELDLTILHTNDLHGHLLPFAYSEGGKAEKPSVGGAARRATLIRRLRSTIAHPVALVDSGDLFTRGPLATTWQGLADVEALNAIGYDFAAIGNNEFKARDGVDAVDAAGSQAALLAVVKRSRFHWLCANVADARGAPLEGVLPFAVRVWRGVRVGFLGLTAPRSAGYPQTQGWRIGDPLAAAKEWVPRARAQCDVLIAVTHIGVDLDRRLAAETGGIDAIVGGDSHTFLYRAVEAPGLDGRRVPIVQTGEFGVNLGRLDLRLARGPAGRWELKGYAYRLLPVTASLPEAPHVRAALEPYLRPFRRVAGRVARVGATPAERVRLTTQALCDAMRRSAGADLALNPPGEGMFESFRRHDVTRYDVYAAMPYHNGVAVAAMTGAEIAALLRARPGMVVSGDPARLASGATYRVAMVDFVATSALGIAADRLTSTGRDVRDALIEHLGTASEGVRDHAALTCRARANHPARDCGRRAAPAPA, from the coding sequence ATGGGCCGGTCGCGCCGCGCCACCCTCGCGCTCGTTCTCTGGCTCGCCGCCGCGTCGTGCCCCGGCGCGCGAGCGGCCGACGAGCTCGACCTTACGATCCTGCACACGAACGACCTGCACGGGCACCTGCTGCCCTTCGCCTACTCGGAGGGCGGCAAGGCGGAGAAGCCCTCGGTTGGAGGCGCTGCGCGCCGCGCCACGCTCATACGGCGCCTGCGCTCCACGATCGCTCACCCGGTGGCGCTCGTGGATTCCGGGGACCTGTTCACGCGCGGCCCGTTGGCGACGACCTGGCAGGGGCTGGCGGATGTCGAGGCGCTCAACGCGATCGGCTACGACTTCGCGGCCATCGGCAACAACGAGTTCAAGGCGCGTGACGGCGTGGACGCGGTCGATGCCGCTGGCTCCCAGGCCGCGCTTCTGGCCGTGGTGAAGCGATCGCGCTTCCACTGGCTCTGCGCCAACGTCGCCGACGCGCGCGGCGCGCCGCTGGAGGGCGTTTTGCCCTTCGCCGTGCGCGTGTGGCGCGGGGTGCGCGTCGGCTTCCTCGGGCTGACCGCCCCGCGCTCCGCCGGTTACCCGCAGACGCAGGGCTGGCGCATCGGCGACCCACTGGCGGCCGCGAAGGAGTGGGTTCCACGCGCGCGAGCGCAATGCGACGTGCTGATCGCCGTGACGCACATCGGCGTGGACCTGGACCGGCGGCTGGCGGCGGAAACGGGCGGCATCGACGCCATCGTGGGAGGCGACTCGCACACCTTCCTCTACCGTGCCGTCGAGGCGCCGGGGCTCGACGGGCGCCGAGTGCCGATCGTGCAGACGGGGGAGTTCGGGGTGAACCTGGGGCGGCTGGACCTGCGGCTGGCGCGCGGCCCCGCCGGGCGCTGGGAGTTGAAGGGCTACGCGTACCGCCTGCTGCCCGTGACGGCCTCGCTGCCGGAAGCGCCGCACGTTCGCGCGGCGCTGGAGCCCTATCTGCGGCCGTTCCGTCGGGTGGCGGGCCGCGTCGCGCGCGTGGGGGCGACGCCCGCCGAGCGTGTCCGGCTGACCACGCAGGCGCTGTGCGACGCCATGCGCCGGTCGGCCGGGGCCGACCTCGCCCTCAACCCGCCCGGCGAAGGCATGTTCGAGAGCTTCCGCCGCCACGACGTGACCCGCTACGACGTCTACGCCGCCATGCCGTACCACAACGGCGTCGCCGTGGCGGCGATGACCGGCGCCGAGATCGCCGCGCTCCTGCGCGCGCGGCCCGGCATGGTGGTCTCCGGCGACCCCGCGCGCCTCGCGTCCGGCGCCACCTACCGCGTTGCGATGGTCGACTTCGTGGCGACGTCGGCGCTGGGGATCGCTGCCGACCGGCTCACGAGCACGGGCCGGGACGTGCGCGACGCGCTGATCGAGCACCTCGGGACTGCATCGGAGGGCGTTCGCGACCACGCCGCGCTCACCTGCCGCGCCCGGGCGAACCACCCAGCGAGGGACTGCGGGAGGCGCGCCGCTCCCGCTCCGGCCTGA
- a CDS encoding type II secretion system protein, with product MGAATAWRMNPNARCSAPARPCSAGRPDAGPYRAARRGVWRRAFTLIELLVAIAVVTVLAGLVLAVVARALQSGRQSQCVSQLSRVGKAVHLYLDDYDDRRPLRLDSLYPAYVSDRRLFICPSDAWVAQGGWAWGAWGKQITPPEHWPFPMSYGYFFFSALSDDGDWEKVRAQPGRPGYAVCVLHGESLGGGLEPGDPPWFKGLTFRLYFDGSVVRWVLDRRWITIWTLMTDQDREPPD from the coding sequence ATGGGTGCTGCAACAGCCTGGAGGATGAACCCCAATGCCCGGTGCTCGGCGCCTGCCCGCCCGTGTAGCGCGGGTCGCCCGGACGCAGGCCCCTACCGCGCGGCGCGGCGCGGCGTTTGGCGGCGCGCCTTCACGCTCATCGAGTTGCTGGTCGCCATCGCCGTCGTGACGGTGCTGGCCGGACTGGTGCTCGCCGTGGTTGCGCGAGCCCTGCAGAGCGGACGCCAGTCGCAGTGCGTGTCGCAACTCTCGCGGGTCGGCAAGGCCGTGCACCTCTATCTGGACGACTACGATGACCGACGCCCGCTGCGCCTGGACTCGCTCTACCCGGCCTACGTGTCGGACAGGCGCCTGTTCATCTGCCCTTCCGACGCATGGGTCGCGCAGGGGGGCTGGGCCTGGGGGGCCTGGGGTAAGCAGATCACACCGCCGGAGCACTGGCCGTTTCCGATGTCCTACGGCTACTTCTTCTTCAGCGCGCTCTCGGATGACGGTGACTGGGAGAAGGTGCGCGCGCAGCCGGGCCGGCCCGGCTATGCCGTGTGCGTCCTGCACGGCGAGAGCCTTGGAGGCGGACTGGAACCCGGGGACCCGCCCTGGTTCAAGGGGCTGACGTTCCGCCTCTATTTCGACGGCAGCGTGGTGCGGTGGGTCCTAGACCGCCGCTGGATCACCATCTGGACGCTCATGACGGACCAGGACCGCGAGCCGCCCGACTGA